A window from Humidesulfovibrio mexicanus encodes these proteins:
- a CDS encoding class I SAM-dependent methyltransferase encodes MRVTRRQEHVDAYWARRWAAIPADEAAANPEAYPLRHALEAMQGVSGPVLEAGCGSGRILRRFHDQGARIVGMDYVAPGLAKLAQADGSLTLVQADMRRLPFADGAFQCVLAFGLYHGIEHGMDQALAETLRVLAPGGALCASFRTDNLQNRLIDWHAAQKAKGPKPDGPGQFHKLNLTRREYESLLTRAGFTVERTWAAQNYPFLYKFPLFRAAEQASFDESRGRRDGYRLNLAGRALQGALYALAPYQMCNVTVCLARKPGREAA; translated from the coding sequence ATGCGCGTAACCCGCCGCCAGGAGCACGTGGACGCCTACTGGGCCAGGCGCTGGGCCGCAATCCCGGCGGACGAGGCTGCGGCCAATCCCGAGGCCTACCCCCTGCGCCACGCCCTGGAGGCCATGCAGGGCGTCAGCGGCCCCGTGCTGGAGGCCGGGTGCGGCAGCGGGCGCATCCTGCGGCGTTTCCACGACCAGGGCGCGCGCATCGTCGGCATGGACTACGTGGCTCCGGGCCTGGCGAAACTTGCCCAAGCCGACGGCTCGCTCACGCTCGTGCAGGCCGACATGCGCCGCCTGCCCTTCGCCGACGGTGCATTCCAGTGCGTGCTGGCCTTTGGCCTGTATCACGGCATCGAGCACGGCATGGACCAGGCCCTGGCCGAGACCCTGCGCGTGCTGGCCCCTGGCGGCGCGCTCTGCGCCTCCTTCCGCACGGACAACCTGCAAAACCGGCTCATCGACTGGCACGCGGCCCAAAAGGCCAAAGGCCCCAAGCCGGACGGCCCCGGCCAGTTCCACAAGCTGAACCTCACCCGGCGCGAGTACGAGTCCCTGCTGACCCGCGCCGGGTTCACGGTGGAGCGCACCTGGGCCGCGCAGAACTACCCCTTCCTCTACAAGTTCCCCCTGTTCCGCGCGGCGGAGCAGGCCAGCTTCGACGAAAGCCGTGGCCGACGCGACGGCTACCGCCTGAACCTGGCCGGACGCGCGCTGCAGGGCGCGCTCTACGCTCTGGCCCCGTACCAGATGTGCAACGTCACCGTGTGCCTGGCCCGCAAGCCCGGCAGGGAGGCCGCGTGA
- a CDS encoding gamma-glutamyl-gamma-aminobutyrate hydrolase family protein (Members of this family of hydrolases with an active site Cys residue belong to MEROPS family C26.), with product MKLVAVSQRRVSGREERDCLDRAWPEFLAACGLVCAPAPGAPRLLDAWLERLRPQAVLLTGGNAAPGTGQDDVCPERDAVERALILWAGENRLPLLGVCRGAQMLNHFHGGALRPLPGHVATRHGLASGEGAPALPADANSYHHYGLLPDDLGAGLRALALAPDGSVELFAHAALPQAGMLWHPERQAPFRQEDMALVRAFLEVTP from the coding sequence GTGAAGCTCGTCGCCGTTTCGCAGCGCCGCGTTTCCGGACGCGAGGAGCGCGACTGCCTGGACCGGGCCTGGCCGGAATTCCTGGCCGCCTGCGGCCTTGTGTGTGCGCCCGCGCCAGGCGCCCCGCGCCTGCTGGACGCCTGGCTTGAGCGCCTGCGGCCCCAGGCCGTGCTGCTCACGGGGGGCAACGCCGCGCCCGGCACCGGGCAGGACGACGTCTGCCCGGAGCGCGACGCCGTGGAGCGCGCGCTCATCCTTTGGGCTGGGGAAAACCGCCTGCCGCTGCTGGGCGTATGCCGGGGCGCGCAGATGCTGAACCACTTTCACGGCGGCGCGCTCCGGCCTCTGCCGGGCCACGTGGCCACGCGCCACGGCCTCGCTTCGGGCGAAGGCGCGCCTGCGCTCCCCGCGGACGCCAATTCCTACCACCATTACGGCCTGCTGCCCGACGACCTGGGCGCTGGCCTGCGCGCCCTGGCCCTGGCTCCGGACGGCTCGGTGGAGCTCTTCGCCCACGCGGCCCTGCCCCAGGCCGGGATGCTTTGGCACCCGGAGCGTCAGGCCCCCTTCCGGCAGGAGGACATGGCCCTCGTGCGCGCCTTTCTGGAGGTTACCCCATGA
- a CDS encoding phosphocholine cytidylyltransferase family protein, whose amino-acid sequence MTHVTRAVLLAAGQGLRLRPHTGTNPKCLLEAAPGLPLLDVQRAVLNAEGVTDHVLVAGWLAEKLEGRGLTLVTNPRYAETNMVWTLLQARELMSGGAVVGYGDIAYPREALRAVLDAPGHLAVAVDLDWEPYWRKRFGDPLKDAETLAMRGGAIVEIGGKPETLAQIEGQYIGLMRFSAQGARQLWDIFDACAARGSVNGKTPETAFMTDLLQEAARAGLPLAAATFHGGWVEIDTPEDLALPETTARVRAIAADVGLRKREE is encoded by the coding sequence ATGACCCACGTGACGCGCGCCGTGCTGCTTGCGGCAGGCCAGGGCCTGCGCCTGCGGCCCCATACCGGGACCAATCCCAAATGCCTGCTGGAGGCCGCGCCCGGCCTGCCCCTGCTGGACGTGCAGCGCGCCGTGCTGAACGCCGAGGGCGTGACCGACCATGTGCTGGTGGCGGGCTGGCTGGCGGAGAAGCTGGAAGGGCGGGGTCTGACCCTTGTGACCAATCCGCGCTACGCCGAGACCAACATGGTCTGGACCCTGCTGCAGGCCCGCGAGCTGATGTCCGGCGGGGCGGTGGTGGGCTACGGCGACATCGCCTACCCGCGCGAGGCCCTGCGCGCCGTGCTGGACGCGCCCGGACACCTGGCCGTGGCCGTGGACCTGGACTGGGAGCCGTATTGGCGCAAGCGCTTCGGCGACCCCCTCAAGGACGCCGAGACCCTGGCCATGCGCGGCGGGGCCATCGTGGAGATCGGCGGCAAACCCGAGACCCTGGCCCAGATCGAGGGGCAGTACATCGGGCTCATGCGCTTCAGCGCCCAGGGCGCGCGCCAGCTGTGGGACATCTTCGACGCCTGCGCCGCGCGCGGGAGCGTCAACGGCAAGACGCCGGAAACCGCCTTCATGACCGACCTGCTGCAGGAGGCCGCCCGGGCCGGACTGCCGCTTGCGGCCGCCACCTTCCACGGCGGCTGGGTGGAGATCGACACGCCGGAGGATCTGGCCCTGCCCGAGACCACCGCGCGGGTGCGGGCCATCGCGGCCGACGTCGGCCTGCGGAAGCGGGAGGAGTAG
- the asnB gene encoding asparagine synthase (glutamine-hydrolyzing), which produces MCGIAGYMMREPRPDAVLEAMVEALFHRGPDAAGYLLRPGFRAGMRRLSINDLPGGGQPLYNEDRSAALLYNGEIYNSPELRRDLEKRGHRFATRSDGEVICHLWEEEGEALFDRLDGMFAAALWIEPEQKLILARDIPGEKPLYYAQLSETELAFASELKSLLRLDILDRGLDLQALWDFPTFLWVPEPATGLRAVRALPRGHLLVADASGIRLRAYAGPHPLAADPAPLSDAEAVAETRRVVTRAVESRLLSDVPVGAFLSGGLDSSIVATLAAARLPRLSTFTIGFEDVADPYHGRADESPQAEALARRIGSEHHTIRVAADDFRAGLRDFCRYGDLPFSVSSGLGVLAVCGAARQAGIKVLLSGDGADECFGGYSWYAHLDRLGPAPAPGPDPLSGPEGDISFQSVGLNLEERLRAMEACALPGRLWAWHYYASEADKARLFHPDVAAAAHNSLRHFPVSGDGPWTPRQTIAQDRGMYFPQEMLRKADRMSMARSVEARVPFAAPEVLALSGRLSYRQMVRSGELKWALRRAFEDALPPEVVSRPKHGFNVPIDHWLRGQWADLVDEGLGPGSRLAREGLVRKDAADAARALLADPQRLCGHTVFSLITLNIWLEEADTWK; this is translated from the coding sequence ATGTGCGGCATCGCCGGATACATGATGCGCGAGCCCAGGCCCGACGCAGTGCTGGAAGCCATGGTGGAGGCCTTGTTCCATCGCGGGCCGGATGCGGCGGGCTACCTGCTGCGGCCGGGCTTCCGCGCCGGAATGCGCCGCCTGAGCATCAACGACCTGCCCGGCGGCGGCCAGCCCCTGTACAACGAGGACCGCTCCGCAGCCCTGCTGTACAACGGGGAGATCTACAACTCGCCCGAGCTGCGCCGCGACTTGGAAAAACGCGGGCACCGCTTCGCCACCCGCTCGGACGGCGAGGTCATCTGCCACCTGTGGGAGGAGGAGGGCGAGGCGCTCTTCGACCGCCTGGACGGCATGTTCGCCGCCGCCCTGTGGATCGAGCCGGAGCAGAAGCTCATCCTCGCGCGCGACATTCCCGGCGAGAAGCCGCTGTACTACGCGCAGCTCTCGGAAACCGAGTTGGCCTTCGCCTCGGAGCTCAAAAGCCTGCTGCGCCTGGATATTCTGGACCGGGGACTAGACCTGCAGGCCCTGTGGGACTTCCCCACCTTCCTCTGGGTGCCGGAGCCCGCCACCGGCCTGCGCGCGGTGCGCGCCCTGCCGCGCGGGCACCTGCTGGTGGCCGACGCCTCGGGCATCCGCCTGCGGGCCTACGCCGGGCCGCATCCCCTCGCGGCCGACCCGGCCCCGCTCTCCGACGCGGAGGCCGTGGCCGAGACGCGCAGGGTGGTGACCCGCGCCGTGGAGAGCCGCCTGCTCTCCGACGTGCCCGTGGGGGCCTTCCTCTCCGGCGGGCTGGACAGCTCCATCGTGGCCACCCTCGCCGCCGCGCGCCTGCCCAGGCTCTCCACCTTCACCATCGGCTTCGAGGACGTGGCCGACCCCTACCACGGCCGCGCGGACGAGTCGCCCCAGGCCGAGGCGCTGGCCCGGCGAATCGGCTCCGAGCACCACACCATCCGCGTCGCGGCCGACGATTTCCGCGCCGGCCTGCGCGACTTCTGCCGCTACGGCGACCTGCCCTTCTCCGTGTCCTCTGGCCTGGGGGTGCTGGCCGTGTGCGGGGCCGCGCGCCAGGCGGGCATAAAGGTGCTGCTCAGCGGCGACGGCGCGGACGAATGCTTCGGCGGCTATTCCTGGTACGCCCACCTGGACCGGCTGGGGCCTGCGCCCGCGCCCGGACCAGACCCCTTGTCCGGGCCAGAGGGGGACATCTCGTTCCAGAGCGTGGGGCTGAACCTGGAGGAGCGCCTGCGCGCCATGGAGGCCTGCGCCCTGCCCGGCCGCCTGTGGGCCTGGCACTACTACGCGTCCGAGGCCGACAAGGCCCGGCTCTTCCATCCGGACGTGGCGGCGGCGGCGCACAATTCCCTGCGTCATTTTCCCGTCAGCGGGGACGGCCCGTGGACCCCGCGCCAGACCATCGCCCAGGACCGGGGCATGTATTTCCCGCAGGAGATGCTGCGCAAGGCCGACCGCATGAGCATGGCCCGCTCCGTGGAGGCGCGCGTGCCCTTTGCCGCGCCGGAGGTGCTGGCCCTTTCCGGGCGCTTGTCCTACCGGCAGATGGTGCGCAGCGGCGAGCTCAAGTGGGCGCTGCGCCGGGCCTTCGAGGACGCGCTGCCGCCGGAGGTGGTCTCGCGGCCCAAGCACGGCTTCAACGTGCCCATAGACCACTGGCTGCGCGGCCAATGGGCCGACCTGGTGGACGAAGGCCTGGGGCCGGGCTCGCGCCTTGCGCGCGAGGGCCTTGTGCGCAAGGATGCGGCGGACGCCGCCCGCGCCCTGCTGGCCGACCCGCAGCGCCTGTGCGGCCACACGGTCTTTTCCCTCATCACCCTGAACATCTGGCTGGAAGAGGCGGACACATGGAAATAA
- a CDS encoding N-acetylneuraminate synthase family protein, with product MEIIAEIGQNHNGDMALAVELIHAAKEAGADVAKFQVYDARALFPRENNPWYDYNLSTELSRGQVLLLAEACARAGIEFMASVFSPELVPLLEEAGVRRYKVASRSVREGALMAALAATGKPLLVSLGMWDGPDFPQVPTSAPVGFLHCIARYPARLEDLRLGQVDFSRYAGFSDHSEGITAAMAALSRGAGIVEKHFTLDKNMYGPDHVCSMTPDELRELCRFRSELARCL from the coding sequence ATGGAAATAATCGCGGAGATCGGGCAGAACCACAACGGCGACATGGCCCTTGCCGTGGAGCTTATCCACGCCGCCAAAGAGGCCGGGGCCGACGTGGCCAAGTTCCAGGTCTACGATGCGCGCGCCCTGTTCCCCAGGGAGAACAACCCCTGGTATGACTACAACCTGTCCACGGAGCTTTCCCGCGGGCAGGTGCTGCTTTTGGCCGAGGCCTGCGCGCGCGCGGGCATCGAGTTCATGGCCTCGGTGTTCAGCCCGGAGCTGGTGCCCCTGCTGGAGGAGGCCGGGGTGCGCCGCTACAAGGTGGCCTCGCGCTCCGTGCGCGAGGGCGCGCTCATGGCCGCCCTGGCCGCCACGGGCAAGCCGCTTCTGGTGTCGCTCGGCATGTGGGACGGCCCGGACTTTCCCCAGGTGCCCACAAGCGCCCCGGTAGGATTCTTGCATTGCATTGCCAGGTACCCCGCCCGGCTGGAGGACCTGCGCCTGGGCCAGGTGGATTTCAGCCGCTACGCCGGGTTCTCGGACCACAGCGAGGGCATCACCGCCGCCATGGCGGCGCTCTCGCGCGGGGCGGGCATAGTGGAGAAGCACTTCACGCTGGACAAGAACATGTACGGGCCGGACCATGTGTGCAGCATGACCCCGGACGAATTGCGGGAGCTGTGCCGCTTCCGCTCGGAGCTGGCCCGCTGCCTGTAG
- a CDS encoding glycosyltransferase family 2 protein → MSNAPKVSVYIAARNCAKYLEAAIESVLRQSMSGWELLIFDDNSTDRTQAVLDLYRGVPGVRLFRTEGVGLPGVCNLASAEARGEYLIRLDGDDVFEENILLVLANHLDANPDVALVFPDYYLIDEQGDFISLSRTPRLFERNHATDLPPNGACTMIRRRILQECGGYREDLGAQDGFDLWTKLKGSHKSANVNLPLFYYRRHGSNLTNDHGRIFHARREIKREMAQEAMRGQGPFLAVIPCRRHFDFLPDLWNERINGHTLLDLAILACAGSPLYDTIIVSCDNPEAEDTVRRHADPRLRFHLRDPKDTIRSRSVAHTLETVARLHDPELSGVTTLNYIHTPFVTTQTLEESVFTLALNGADSSYGVEKVISPVFKRNAHGFEMLNPRREFASDFDSVYLESCAFVTSRSRLFATGALSGPLVVNFLMPGDESFIINSRRALDMARVIYKDRKDGAA, encoded by the coding sequence ATGAGCAACGCGCCCAAGGTCTCGGTCTACATCGCCGCGCGCAACTGCGCCAAGTACCTGGAAGCCGCCATAGAAAGCGTGCTGCGCCAGAGCATGTCCGGCTGGGAGCTGCTCATCTTCGACGACAACTCCACGGACCGCACGCAGGCGGTGTTGGACCTGTACCGGGGCGTTCCCGGCGTGCGCCTGTTCCGCACGGAAGGTGTGGGCCTGCCCGGGGTGTGCAACCTGGCCAGCGCCGAGGCGCGCGGCGAGTATCTCATCCGCCTGGACGGCGACGACGTGTTCGAGGAGAACATCCTGCTCGTGCTGGCGAACCACCTGGACGCCAACCCGGACGTGGCGCTGGTGTTTCCGGACTACTACCTCATCGACGAGCAGGGCGACTTCATCTCGCTGAGCCGCACGCCCAGGCTCTTTGAGCGCAACCACGCCACGGACCTGCCGCCCAACGGAGCCTGCACCATGATCCGCAGGCGCATATTGCAGGAATGCGGCGGCTACCGCGAGGACCTGGGCGCACAGGACGGCTTCGACCTGTGGACCAAGCTCAAGGGGAGCCACAAGTCGGCCAACGTCAACCTGCCGCTGTTCTACTATCGCCGCCACGGGAGCAACCTCACCAACGACCACGGCCGCATCTTCCACGCCCGGCGCGAAATCAAGCGCGAAATGGCGCAGGAAGCCATGCGCGGCCAGGGGCCGTTTTTGGCCGTCATTCCCTGCCGCCGCCACTTCGACTTCCTCCCCGACCTCTGGAACGAGCGCATCAACGGCCACACCCTGCTGGACCTGGCCATCCTCGCCTGCGCGGGGTCGCCGCTCTACGACACGATCATCGTGAGCTGCGACAACCCCGAGGCCGAGGACACCGTGCGCCGCCACGCCGACCCCAGGCTCCGCTTCCACCTGCGCGACCCCAAGGACACCATCCGCTCGCGCAGCGTGGCCCACACCCTGGAAACCGTGGCCAGGCTCCACGACCCGGAGCTTTCCGGCGTCACCACGCTGAACTACATCCACACCCCCTTCGTCACCACGCAGACGCTGGAGGAGTCGGTCTTCACCCTGGCGCTCAACGGTGCGGACAGCTCCTACGGGGTGGAGAAGGTCATCTCGCCGGTGTTCAAAAGAAACGCCCACGGCTTCGAGATGCTGAACCCCCGGCGCGAGTTCGCCAGCGACTTCGACTCCGTGTACCTGGAGTCCTGCGCCTTCGTGACCTCGCGCTCGCGCCTCTTCGCCACGGGCGCGCTGTCCGGGCCGCTGGTGGTCAACTTCCTCATGCCCGGCGACGAAAGCTTCATCATCAACTCCCGGCGCGCGCTGGACATGGCGCGGGTCATCTACAAGGACCGCAAGGACGGCGCCGCATGA
- a CDS encoding acyltransferase, translating into MSLPDALRSHYWTWRLRLAGAAVGRNLRVQGPLRILLRDGASLKNLHVGDDVTLGGTTYLRMRAGGRVRIGQRVSLGTEVWLVAANAALLELGDDVQVGSYCLLNGGHGLSIGADSWLAGFVYLNSSDHKIEPGRLIREQGYTGAAIAIGPDNWLGGHSFICKGVRTGRGVVVGAGAVVTKSFGDEAIVAGNPARLLRRRGEPRRGQSATEARHDA; encoded by the coding sequence ATGAGCCTGCCAGACGCCCTGCGCTCGCACTACTGGACCTGGCGGCTGCGGCTGGCCGGGGCCGCCGTGGGCCGCAACCTGCGCGTGCAGGGGCCCCTGCGCATCCTGCTGCGCGATGGCGCGAGCCTCAAAAATCTCCACGTTGGCGACGACGTGACCCTGGGCGGAACCACCTACCTGCGGATGCGCGCGGGCGGCCGCGTGCGCATCGGCCAGCGCGTGTCGCTCGGCACCGAGGTCTGGCTCGTCGCGGCGAACGCGGCCCTGCTGGAGCTGGGCGACGACGTGCAAGTGGGCAGCTACTGCCTGCTCAACGGCGGGCACGGGCTTTCCATCGGGGCGGATTCCTGGCTGGCGGGCTTCGTGTACCTGAACAGCTCGGACCACAAGATCGAGCCGGGTCGGCTCATCCGCGAGCAGGGCTACACGGGCGCGGCAATCGCCATCGGGCCGGACAACTGGCTGGGCGGCCACAGCTTCATCTGCAAGGGCGTGCGCACCGGGCGCGGCGTCGTGGTGGGGGCCGGGGCCGTGGTCACCAAATCCTTCGGCGACGAGGCCATCGTCGCGGGCAATCCCGCGCGCCTGCTGCGCCGCCGAGGAGAACCCAGGCGCGGACAATCCGCAACCGAGGCGCGCCATGACGCATAG
- a CDS encoding radical SAM protein, translating to MTHSASIENPMRPFFIPGSYSFMRPELIEQGRQDFPLMLNIEPTLNCNLRCFMCPAHNEGSRGRMRRARGFMDWGLFTRLMDECAAEGPVLVLNMHKDGESTLHPRFADMLAYARKKNAARIIHFNTNASFDDPGLVDAILESGVDDISLSIDAFEPETFRKVKGRDLFGQVLANCHAFFERRAALGLDRPFIRAKMLGAPELAGEFARFAEYWGPIADEVQVQPLHNFAGGLGAVRKTEAKARHACEFPFFSTAVNWDGGVTLCHRDCFGEDILGDVSAASIREVYTGARYRAYRLALAQGRAHELPLCAGCDNWSDGPRLPEALLDRLCGGEG from the coding sequence ATGACGCATAGCGCAAGCATTGAAAACCCCATGCGGCCCTTCTTCATCCCCGGCTCTTACTCCTTCATGCGGCCGGAACTCATCGAGCAGGGGCGGCAGGACTTTCCGCTCATGCTGAACATCGAGCCCACGCTCAACTGCAACCTGCGCTGCTTCATGTGCCCGGCCCACAACGAGGGCTCGCGCGGGCGGATGCGCCGGGCCAGGGGCTTCATGGACTGGGGGCTCTTCACCCGGCTCATGGACGAATGCGCGGCCGAAGGCCCGGTGCTGGTGCTGAACATGCACAAGGACGGCGAAAGCACCCTGCATCCGCGCTTCGCCGACATGCTGGCCTACGCGCGCAAAAAGAACGCCGCCAGGATCATCCATTTCAACACCAACGCCAGCTTCGACGACCCCGGCCTGGTGGACGCCATTCTCGAATCCGGCGTGGACGACATCTCCTTGAGCATCGACGCCTTCGAGCCGGAGACCTTCCGCAAGGTCAAGGGGCGCGACCTCTTCGGCCAGGTGCTGGCCAACTGCCACGCTTTTTTCGAACGCCGCGCGGCGCTCGGGCTCGACCGGCCCTTCATCCGCGCCAAGATGCTGGGCGCGCCGGAACTGGCCGGGGAGTTCGCCCGCTTCGCCGAGTACTGGGGCCCAATCGCCGATGAAGTCCAGGTGCAGCCCCTGCACAACTTCGCCGGGGGGCTTGGGGCCGTGCGCAAAACGGAAGCCAAGGCCCGCCACGCCTGCGAATTTCCGTTCTTTTCCACCGCAGTGAACTGGGACGGCGGCGTGACCCTGTGCCACCGCGACTGCTTCGGCGAGGACATCCTGGGCGATGTGAGCGCCGCGAGCATCCGCGAGGTCTACACGGGCGCGCGCTACCGCGCCTACCGCCTGGCCCTGGCCCAGGGCCGCGCGCACGAGCTGCCGTTGTGCGCCGGGTGCGACAACTGGAGCGACGGCCCCCGGCTTCCGGAGGCCCTGCTGGACAGGCTCTGCGGGGGGGAAGGCTAG
- a CDS encoding cytidylyltransferase domain-containing protein, which produces MRTVAIIQARTGSTRLPGKVLADLCGRPLLCRVLERVAACPGIEAMVVATTTLPGDEALAPLARQAGADLFRGSADDVLERYALAAREARADVVVRITADDPFKDPGVMAALLDDFASGGADYVSNTITPSYPEGLDTEVFSREALERAHREARKPFEREHVTPHIWMRPQDFRLRNLLAPRDLSGLRLTVDTPADLALARALYAELLRLGRTFFLDDVLALLESRPDILALMPDVPRNLGLTLSMEKS; this is translated from the coding sequence ATGCGCACGGTGGCCATAATCCAGGCGCGCACGGGCTCCACGCGCCTGCCCGGCAAGGTGCTGGCCGACCTGTGCGGCAGGCCGCTTTTGTGCCGCGTGCTGGAGCGCGTGGCCGCCTGCCCCGGCATCGAGGCCATGGTGGTGGCCACCACCACCCTGCCCGGCGACGAGGCGCTCGCGCCCCTGGCGCGCCAGGCCGGGGCGGACCTGTTCCGAGGCTCGGCCGACGACGTGCTGGAGCGCTACGCCCTGGCCGCCCGCGAGGCCCGCGCCGACGTGGTGGTGCGCATCACCGCCGACGACCCCTTCAAGGACCCCGGCGTCATGGCCGCGCTGCTGGACGACTTCGCCTCCGGCGGGGCGGACTACGTGAGCAACACCATCACGCCCAGCTATCCCGAGGGGCTGGACACGGAGGTGTTCTCCCGCGAGGCGCTGGAGCGCGCCCACCGCGAGGCCCGCAAGCCTTTCGAGCGCGAGCACGTCACCCCGCACATCTGGATGCGGCCGCAGGACTTCCGCCTGCGCAACCTCCTCGCCCCGCGCGATCTTTCGGGCTTGCGCCTCACGGTGGACACCCCGGCGGACCTGGCGCTCGCCCGCGCCCTGTATGCGGAGCTGCTGCGGCTCGGCAGAACGTTTTTCCTCGACGATGTCCTCGCCCTGCTGGAATCCCGGCCGGACATCCTGGCCCTGATGCCGGACGTGCCCCGCAACCTGGGGCTCACGCTTTCCATGGAGAAGTCCTGA
- a CDS encoding DegT/DnrJ/EryC1/StrS family aminotransferase produces the protein MKRLGGNEKKYLDEVLEHEFRTTKNSFMTGRFEQAFAKRFGAPYAIAHVSGTAALHTAMAAAGVGQGDEVIAPPLTMASTSMTAVYQQAVPVFADVDPDTLTLDPASVEARITGRTKAIVAVALYGLPPDMDALMAVARKHGIMVIEDNAQCFLGQCRGRLAGTMGHMACFSFQASKHMTAGEGGLVLTADERLGDAVRQLSILGYDIVSAKQGLITKEFLQNPAFARHAILGFKYRMPDLCAAVCLAQLERLEELVERRRRNAGLLLKALEGCSWLTPQRTPEGFVHAYYALAARLRTELVDFTWADFRREFLAKGGDPFYAAWRMTFDEPLWDTGDPLLSHVLAHPLWAGDFRAAWAARCPNAKAAQGQIVQFKTNFFEDAEAEAQAEALAETVRLFNGR, from the coding sequence ATGAAACGCCTTGGCGGAAACGAGAAGAAATATTTGGACGAGGTGCTGGAGCACGAGTTCCGCACCACGAAGAACTCCTTCATGACCGGACGCTTCGAGCAGGCCTTCGCCAAACGCTTCGGGGCTCCCTACGCCATAGCCCACGTCAGCGGCACGGCGGCCCTGCACACCGCCATGGCCGCCGCCGGGGTCGGCCAGGGCGACGAGGTCATCGCCCCGCCGCTGACCATGGCCAGCACCTCCATGACGGCCGTGTACCAGCAGGCCGTACCCGTGTTCGCCGACGTGGACCCGGACACCCTGACCCTGGACCCCGCCAGCGTGGAGGCGCGCATAACCGGGCGCACCAAGGCCATCGTGGCCGTGGCCCTCTACGGGCTGCCCCCGGACATGGACGCGCTCATGGCCGTGGCGCGCAAGCACGGAATCATGGTCATCGAGGACAACGCCCAGTGCTTTCTGGGCCAGTGCCGGGGCAGACTGGCGGGGACCATGGGCCACATGGCCTGCTTCAGCTTCCAGGCCTCCAAGCACATGACCGCGGGCGAGGGCGGCCTGGTGCTCACCGCCGACGAGCGCCTGGGCGACGCCGTGCGCCAGCTCTCCATCCTGGGCTACGACATCGTCAGCGCCAAACAGGGGCTCATCACCAAGGAATTTCTGCAGAACCCGGCCTTCGCCCGGCACGCCATCCTGGGCTTCAAGTACCGTATGCCCGACCTGTGCGCCGCGGTATGCCTGGCCCAGCTGGAACGGCTGGAGGAGCTGGTGGAGCGCCGCCGCAGAAACGCGGGCCTCCTCCTCAAGGCCCTGGAGGGCTGCTCCTGGCTCACCCCCCAGCGCACGCCGGAGGGCTTCGTCCACGCGTACTACGCCCTGGCCGCGCGCCTGCGCACGGAGCTGGTGGACTTCACCTGGGCGGACTTCCGGCGCGAGTTCCTGGCCAAGGGCGGCGACCCCTTCTACGCCGCCTGGCGCATGACCTTCGACGAACCCCTGTGGGACACGGGCGATCCGCTGCTCTCCCATGTGCTGGCGCACCCCCTGTGGGCCGGGGACTTCCGCGCCGCCTGGGCCGCGCGCTGCCCCAACGCCAAGGCCGCGCAAGGGCAGATCGTGCAGTTCAAGACCAACTTTTTCGAGGACGCGGAAGCCGAAGCCCAGGCCGAAGCCCTGGCCGAAACCGTGCGCCTGTTCAACGGGAGATAG